A part of Pantoea vagans genomic DNA contains:
- a CDS encoding FecCD family ABC transporter permease, with translation MTTETSLLAGEETLHHTMQNYHQVLRRRLIWIGVLLVAIVASLILDFTLGPAGLSLDTLWNTLLSPDSVDAGTRVIVWDIRLPYALMALVVGLSLGLAGAEMQTILNNPLASPFTLGVSSAAAFGAALAIILGVGIPGIPDQWLISANAFVFALFAALMLDAVTRWTQVSSAGVVLFGIALVFTFNALVSMMQFIASEDTLQGLVFWTMGSLARASWEKLGVLTVALAILVPFSMMSSWKLTALRLGEDRAVSFGIDVRRLRLTTLLRISILSALAVAFVGPIGFIGLVAPHIARMMFGEDHRFYLPASALVGALVLSLASVASKNLLPGVIIPVGIVTSLIGVPFFLSIILRHRGTV, from the coding sequence ATGACTACCGAAACTTCGCTGCTGGCGGGGGAAGAGACGCTTCACCACACCATGCAAAATTACCATCAGGTGCTGCGCCGCCGCCTGATCTGGATTGGCGTATTACTGGTGGCCATTGTCGCCTCGCTGATCCTCGACTTCACGCTGGGTCCGGCCGGACTTTCACTTGATACGCTGTGGAATACGCTGCTCAGCCCTGACAGCGTGGATGCCGGCACCCGCGTTATCGTCTGGGACATTCGTTTACCCTATGCGCTGATGGCGCTGGTGGTAGGGCTGTCACTGGGCCTGGCAGGTGCAGAGATGCAGACCATCCTGAACAACCCGCTGGCCAGCCCGTTTACCCTCGGTGTCTCCTCGGCGGCGGCGTTTGGTGCCGCACTGGCGATCATCCTCGGTGTGGGTATCCCCGGCATTCCTGATCAGTGGTTAATCTCTGCCAACGCCTTTGTCTTTGCGCTGTTTGCCGCGCTGATGCTGGATGCCGTGACCCGCTGGACGCAGGTTTCATCGGCGGGCGTAGTCCTGTTCGGTATCGCACTGGTCTTCACCTTTAACGCGCTGGTCTCAATGATGCAGTTCATCGCCAGCGAAGATACCCTGCAGGGTCTGGTGTTCTGGACCATGGGCAGCCTGGCGCGTGCTTCCTGGGAGAAACTGGGCGTATTAACCGTTGCGCTGGCCATTCTGGTGCCGTTCTCGATGATGAGCAGCTGGAAGCTGACGGCGCTGCGTCTGGGTGAAGATCGTGCGGTGAGCTTTGGTATTGATGTACGTCGTCTGCGCCTTACCACCCTGCTGCGCATCAGCATTCTCTCGGCGCTGGCGGTGGCGTTTGTTGGCCCGATCGGCTTCATCGGTCTGGTGGCACCGCATATTGCCCGCATGATGTTTGGTGAAGATCACCGCTTCTATCTGCCCGCCAGTGCGCTGGTCGGCGCGCTGGTGCTGTCGCTGGCGTCGGTCGCCTCGAAAAACCTGCTCCCCGGTGTGATCATCCCGGTCGGCATTGTCACCTCACTGATTGGCGTGCCGTTCTTCCTGAGTATTATTCTGCGTCATCGGGGGACGGTGTGA
- a CDS encoding ABC transporter ATP-binding protein — protein sequence MEQGLTLRGFSAGYPKHKVIENLNVAPLPRGEITVLLGPNGCGKSTLLRALAGLNKGQGEMWLNGEDLMTQPFARRAKNVVYLPQSLPAGVHLHVLESIIVAQRASGGLHSASSEAEIMHLLEQLGIAHLAMRYLDQLSGGQKQLVGLAQSLIRRPKLLLLDEPLSALDLNYQFHVMDLVRRETAQRNIVTVVVVHDINIALRHAQHALMLKQGALVAEGQPDKVITPATLAKVYGVNGRIEHCSRGIPQVMIDGLTGPALV from the coding sequence ATGGAACAGGGTCTGACGTTACGCGGCTTCAGTGCCGGGTATCCCAAACATAAAGTCATTGAAAATCTCAACGTGGCACCACTGCCACGCGGTGAGATCACCGTGCTGCTCGGGCCGAATGGCTGTGGTAAATCGACGCTGCTGCGCGCGCTGGCCGGGCTGAACAAAGGCCAGGGCGAGATGTGGCTCAACGGTGAAGATCTGATGACCCAGCCGTTTGCCCGTCGCGCAAAGAACGTAGTCTATCTGCCGCAGTCGCTGCCTGCTGGCGTACATCTGCATGTGCTGGAGTCGATCATCGTGGCGCAGCGCGCCTCGGGTGGACTGCACAGCGCCAGCAGCGAAGCGGAAATCATGCATCTGCTGGAACAGCTGGGGATTGCGCATCTCGCGATGCGTTACCTCGACCAGCTCTCCGGCGGTCAGAAGCAGCTGGTCGGGCTGGCACAGTCACTGATCCGTCGCCCTAAGCTACTGCTGCTGGATGAACCGCTGAGCGCGCTGGACCTCAATTACCAGTTCCACGTGATGGATCTGGTCCGCCGCGAAACAGCCCAGCGCAACATCGTGACGGTGGTGGTGGTGCATGACATCAACATCGCGCTGCGTCATGCGCAACACGCACTGATGCTGAAGCAGGGCGCACTGGTAGCGGAAGGGCAGCCGGATAAGGTGATCACGCCGGCTACGCTGGCGAAGGTGTACGGTGTGAATGGCCGTATCGAACACTGCTCGCGCGGCATTCCGCAGGTGATGATCGACGGGCTGACGGGGCCGGCACTGGTCTGA
- the fghA gene encoding S-formylglutathione hydrolase: MASTLELLEEHRIFGGWQQRWRHQSAVLNCPMTFSIYLPEPHGDAPPPVVWFLAGLTCNDENFTTKAGAQRVAAELGLVLIMPDTSPRGEGVANDEGYDLGQGAGFYLNATQQPWATHFRMFDYLSSELPALIADNFKVSERQSIMGHSMGGHGALMLALRLGNRFASASAFAPIVNPMQVPWGQKAFQAYLGDDQAAWREYDSCQLMAEVSHRLPVLIDQGDSDQFLADQLQPERLEEIAREVGFPLTLRIQPGYDHSYFFIASFVEDHLRFHAQHLLA, from the coding sequence ATGGCATCCACTCTGGAGCTACTGGAAGAACACCGTATTTTTGGCGGCTGGCAGCAGCGCTGGCGTCATCAGTCGGCCGTGCTGAACTGCCCGATGACCTTCAGCATCTATCTGCCTGAGCCGCACGGTGATGCGCCGCCGCCGGTGGTCTGGTTTCTGGCCGGGCTGACCTGCAACGATGAGAACTTCACCACCAAAGCGGGCGCGCAGCGCGTGGCGGCGGAACTGGGTCTGGTGCTGATTATGCCGGATACCAGCCCGCGCGGCGAAGGCGTTGCCAACGATGAGGGCTACGATCTGGGTCAGGGCGCGGGATTTTATCTCAATGCCACTCAGCAACCCTGGGCCACGCATTTCCGTATGTTCGACTATCTGAGCAGCGAGCTGCCCGCCCTGATTGCGGACAACTTTAAGGTCAGTGAGCGTCAGTCGATTATGGGTCACTCCATGGGCGGACACGGCGCGCTGATGCTGGCGCTGCGTCTGGGTAACCGCTTTGCATCGGCGTCTGCGTTTGCGCCGATTGTGAACCCGATGCAGGTGCCGTGGGGCCAGAAAGCGTTTCAGGCCTATCTGGGCGATGACCAGGCAGCATGGCGGGAATATGACAGCTGCCAGCTGATGGCGGAGGTGTCGCATCGTCTGCCAGTCCTGATCGATCAGGGTGACAGCGATCAGTTCCTGGCCGATCAGCTGCAGCCGGAGCGGTTAGAGGAGATCGCCAGAGAAGTCGGTTTCCCGCTGACGCTGCGTATTCAGCCGGGTTATGACCATAGCTACTTCTTTATCGCCAGCTTCGTGGAAGATCATCTGCGCTTCCATGCACAGCATCTGCTGGCGTAA
- a CDS encoding S-(hydroxymethyl)glutathione dehydrogenase/class III alcohol dehydrogenase, whose product MNMIKTRAAVAWAAGEPLKIEEVDLMPPQKGEVLVRIVATGVCHTDAYTLSGTDPEGVFPAILGHEGGGIVEAVGEGVTSVEVGDHVIPLYTPECGKCKYCLSGKTNLCQAIRATQGKGLMPDGTTRFFKDGKPIFHYMGTSTFSEYTVIPEISLAKISKEAPLEEVCLLGCGVTTGMGAVMNTAKVKEGDTVAIFGLGGIGLSAVIGAKMAKAGRIIAIDLNTSKFDLARKLGATDLINPKDYDKPIQDVIVELTDGGVDFSFECIGNVNVMRSALECCHKGWGESVIIGVAGAGEEISTRPFQLVTGRVWRGSAFGGVKGRSQLPGIVQDYLDGKFALNDFITHTMPLEEINDAFDLMHEGKSIRSVVHFNK is encoded by the coding sequence ATGAACATGATCAAAACCCGTGCCGCTGTTGCCTGGGCCGCTGGTGAACCGCTGAAAATCGAAGAAGTGGATTTGATGCCACCGCAGAAAGGCGAAGTGCTGGTGCGCATCGTCGCGACCGGTGTCTGTCACACAGATGCCTATACCCTCTCCGGCACCGACCCGGAAGGCGTTTTCCCGGCGATTCTCGGCCATGAAGGCGGCGGCATTGTGGAAGCCGTGGGCGAAGGCGTGACCAGCGTAGAAGTGGGTGACCATGTCATTCCGCTTTACACGCCAGAGTGTGGCAAATGTAAATATTGTCTGTCGGGCAAAACCAACCTCTGTCAGGCGATCCGCGCCACCCAGGGTAAAGGTCTGATGCCGGACGGCACCACCCGCTTCTTCAAAGATGGCAAACCGATTTTCCACTATATGGGCACGTCGACCTTCTCTGAATACACCGTGATCCCGGAGATCTCACTGGCGAAAATCAGTAAAGAAGCGCCGCTGGAAGAAGTTTGCCTGCTGGGCTGTGGCGTCACCACCGGCATGGGTGCGGTAATGAACACCGCCAAAGTGAAAGAAGGCGACACTGTCGCAATCTTCGGTCTCGGCGGCATCGGTCTGTCTGCGGTCATCGGCGCGAAAATGGCGAAAGCCGGCCGCATCATCGCAATCGATCTAAACACCAGCAAATTCGATCTGGCGCGCAAACTGGGTGCCACCGATCTGATTAACCCGAAAGATTACGATAAGCCGATTCAGGATGTGATTGTCGAGCTGACCGACGGCGGCGTGGATTTCTCGTTTGAATGTATCGGTAACGTCAACGTAATGCGCTCTGCGCTGGAGTGCTGCCACAAAGGCTGGGGCGAGTCTGTGATTATCGGCGTCGCCGGTGCCGGTGAAGAGATCTCTACCCGTCCGTTCCAGCTGGTGACCGGTCGCGTCTGGCGCGGTTCCGCCTTTGGTGGCGTGAAAGGCCGTTCACAGCTGCCGGGCATTGTGCAGGATTACCTTGATGGTAAGTTTGCCCTGAACGACTTCATCACCCACACCATGCCGCTGGAAGAGATCAACGACGCCTTTGATTTGATGCACGAAGGAAAATCGATTCGCTCGGTCGTGCACTTTAACAAATAA
- the ptrR gene encoding putrescine utilization regulator PtrR — translation MDLVQLRMFCSVAETGSLARAAEQLHRVPSNLTTRLRQLEEELGVDLFIREKQRIRLSPMGHNFLNYAQRILALSEEAMSMTRTGEPAGNFALGSMESTAATRLPGLLAAYHQRFPKVALSLITGTSGEIIDRVREGTLAAALVDGPVSHDDLNGCIAFREEMVLITGLDHAPITTARDVQDDTLFAFRNSCSYRVKLESWYRDSHTAPDNVMEIQSYHAMLACVAGGAGVAMIPASVLKQMADRSRVQAHTLPAAYRDTATWLMWRRDAFTPNVEALKYLIIEQFDDRPLNDELIHPLQAAE, via the coding sequence ATGGATTTAGTTCAGCTGCGTATGTTCTGTTCCGTCGCCGAAACGGGTTCCCTGGCGCGCGCAGCCGAACAGCTGCATCGCGTTCCCTCTAATCTCACCACGCGGCTGCGCCAGCTGGAAGAAGAATTAGGTGTGGATCTCTTTATTCGTGAGAAGCAGCGCATTCGCCTGTCACCAATGGGCCATAATTTCCTGAATTATGCGCAGCGTATTCTGGCATTAAGCGAAGAAGCGATGAGCATGACCCGCACCGGCGAACCGGCAGGCAACTTTGCGCTGGGCTCCATGGAGAGCACCGCAGCGACCCGCCTGCCTGGTCTGCTCGCCGCCTATCACCAGCGCTTTCCTAAAGTCGCACTATCGTTGATTACCGGCACCTCGGGCGAAATTATTGACCGGGTCCGCGAAGGCACCCTGGCCGCCGCGCTGGTGGATGGGCCGGTTTCCCATGACGATCTGAATGGCTGCATCGCATTTCGCGAGGAGATGGTGCTGATCACCGGGCTGGATCACGCGCCTATTACCACGGCGCGCGATGTGCAGGACGATACCCTGTTTGCCTTCCGCAACAGCTGCTCTTACCGGGTGAAGCTGGAGAGCTGGTATCGCGACAGCCATACCGCGCCCGACAACGTGATGGAGATTCAGTCCTATCACGCCATGCTGGCCTGCGTGGCGGGCGGCGCAGGCGTTGCGATGATCCCGGCTTCGGTGCTGAAGCAGATGGCAGACCGATCGCGGGTACAGGCGCATACCTTACCTGCGGCTTATCGCGACACCGCCACCTGGCTGATGTGGCGACGCGACGCCTTTACCCCGAACGTTGAAGCGCTGAAATACCTGATTATTGAACAGTTTGACGATCGTCCGCTCAACGATGAGCTGATCCACCCATTACAGGCGGCGGAATAA
- a CDS encoding YbfB/YjiJ family MFS transporter, whose product MALRVALSAFLTLFVAMGIGRFAFTPQVPLMIQAHQLTLTSASLVAALNYLGYLCGSFDAMRAHRRVELRLQAGVWGAVILTLLSALATGPWLHGAIRFLIGWASGCAMVLVAAWSNEQLHRHGRAGLSAAVFAGPGCGIFVSGLLGVALHTWQVSAGLAWAAYGALALLLIALITRNLPRRGELHRPDQAPEPLVLDRNLKRLVLSYSLAGFGYILPATFLSQMAATRFPDGIFAQFVWPVFGGAAMIGIVLGILTRRWGHSHVRLAIVLWAQALGVFAAALLPGFSGLLAGALLVGGGFLSVVQLSLLCARELAPNHLRYMAGLLTTGYAVGQLVGPLLSFLSTALLHRLEPALWVAGASLVWAGLLVWRRSE is encoded by the coding sequence ATGGCGTTACGCGTCGCGCTCAGCGCGTTTTTAACCTTATTTGTAGCGATGGGCATTGGGCGATTCGCCTTTACGCCGCAGGTGCCGCTGATGATTCAGGCGCACCAGCTGACGCTCACGAGTGCCAGCCTGGTCGCGGCGCTCAACTATCTTGGCTATCTGTGTGGCTCGTTTGATGCCATGCGCGCGCACCGGCGTGTCGAGCTGCGTTTGCAGGCGGGCGTGTGGGGCGCAGTGATCCTGACGCTGCTCTCTGCACTGGCGACCGGACCGTGGCTGCACGGTGCGATTCGCTTTCTGATTGGCTGGGCCAGTGGCTGTGCGATGGTGCTGGTGGCGGCCTGGAGTAACGAACAGTTGCATCGGCATGGCCGGGCAGGGCTGTCGGCGGCCGTCTTTGCCGGGCCGGGCTGCGGCATTTTTGTCAGCGGTCTGCTGGGAGTGGCGCTGCACACATGGCAGGTCTCCGCCGGTCTGGCCTGGGCCGCTTACGGTGCGCTGGCACTGCTGCTGATTGCGCTGATTACGCGTAACCTGCCGCGTCGGGGCGAACTGCATCGCCCGGATCAGGCACCGGAGCCGCTGGTGCTGGATCGCAACCTGAAACGTCTGGTGCTGAGTTACAGTCTGGCGGGCTTTGGTTATATCCTGCCCGCCACCTTTTTGTCGCAGATGGCCGCTACGCGTTTTCCTGACGGTATCTTCGCGCAGTTTGTCTGGCCGGTATTTGGCGGCGCGGCGATGATTGGCATCGTGCTGGGGATCCTGACACGGCGCTGGGGGCACAGTCACGTCCGTCTGGCGATAGTACTCTGGGCACAGGCACTGGGCGTTTTTGCTGCGGCACTGCTGCCAGGCTTTAGTGGTCTGCTGGCCGGGGCGCTGCTGGTGGGCGGCGGCTTCCTCAGCGTGGTGCAGCTCTCGCTGCTCTGCGCCCGTGAACTGGCGCCCAACCATCTGCGATACATGGCTGGCCTGCTGACCACCGGCTACGCGGTGGGTCAGCTGGTCGGTCCGCTGCTCTCTTTTCTCTCTACTGCCCTGTTACACCGGCTGGAGCCTGCCCTGTGGGTGGCCGGGGCCAGCCTTGTCTGGGCGGGCCTGCTGGTCTGGCGAAGAAGTGAGTGA
- the folE gene encoding GTP cyclohydrolase I FolE yields MSTLSQEAALVHEALLARGLETPLRAPTRDIDKETRKSLIAGHMTEIMQLLNLDLEDDSLMETPHRIAKMYVDEVFSGLDYANFPKITVIENKMKVDEMVTVRDITLTSTCEHHFVIIDGKATVAYIPKEKVIGLSKINRIVQFFAQRPQVQERLTQQVLVALQTLLGTNNVAVSIDAVHYCVKARGVKDATSATTTTSLGGLFKSSQNTRQEFLRAVRHS; encoded by the coding sequence ATGAGCACCCTAAGTCAGGAAGCTGCCCTGGTTCACGAAGCGCTGCTGGCGCGTGGACTGGAAACGCCGTTACGTGCACCGACGCGCGACATAGATAAAGAGACGCGTAAGAGCCTGATTGCCGGGCACATGACGGAAATCATGCAGCTGCTGAATCTGGATCTTGAAGATGACAGCCTGATGGAAACGCCGCATCGCATCGCCAAAATGTATGTGGATGAGGTTTTTTCCGGTCTCGATTACGCCAACTTCCCGAAAATCACCGTCATTGAGAATAAAATGAAGGTTGATGAGATGGTGACCGTGCGTGATATCACCCTGACCAGCACCTGTGAACACCACTTTGTGATCATCGATGGCAAAGCCACGGTCGCCTATATTCCCAAGGAAAAGGTGATTGGCCTGTCGAAAATCAACCGCATCGTGCAGTTCTTCGCCCAGCGCCCGCAGGTGCAGGAGCGTCTGACGCAGCAGGTGCTGGTTGCCCTGCAGACGCTGCTGGGCACCAATAATGTGGCGGTCTCGATTGATGCAGTGCATTACTGTGTGAAAGCGCGTGGCGTAAAAGATGCCACCAGCGCCACTACCACGACATCTCTGGGCGGCCTGTTCAAGTCCAGTCAGAATACCCGCCAGGAATTTTTGCGCGCGGTACGCCATAGTTGA
- the yeiB gene encoding DUF418 domain-containing protein YeiB: protein MQQRYHALDFIRGCAILGILLLNIVGFGLPSAAYLNPAWQGSVSLSDVWTWALSDVFAQLKFLTLFALLFGAGLQMQLPRGSRWLTARLSILVLIGFLHGVFLWEGDILLDYGIIGLVVWRVLRDVPSTRSLMNTGILLYLVGCGVLLVFGSISDPEPTRSWLPGAADLQYEQYWKLSGGWEAIQNRLDHLSSGLMALAAQYGWQLAGLMMIGGALLRSGWLTGEFPLRHYRQAAALLLTMGFSIAVAGVAAQWLLHWEFRWTAFYLQAPRDLASPLISLGYAALCLAYWPLISRWRISYAIQCVGRMALTNYLLQTLICTTLFYRFGFYMHFTRLELVMMVPAVWLINILFSLIWLHFFSQGPLEWLWRRLTLLSAGKSRITDNAR, encoded by the coding sequence ATGCAACAACGCTATCACGCGCTGGATTTCATTCGTGGATGTGCCATTCTCGGCATCCTGCTGCTCAATATTGTCGGCTTCGGCCTGCCTTCTGCTGCTTACCTGAACCCGGCCTGGCAGGGCAGCGTTAGCCTCTCCGATGTCTGGACCTGGGCACTCTCTGACGTCTTTGCTCAGCTCAAATTCCTCACCCTGTTTGCACTGCTGTTTGGCGCAGGTCTGCAAATGCAGCTGCCGCGCGGCAGTCGCTGGCTGACTGCCCGGCTTTCCATTCTGGTACTCATCGGTTTTCTGCATGGTGTCTTTCTCTGGGAGGGCGACATCCTGCTGGACTACGGCATCATCGGGCTGGTGGTCTGGCGGGTGCTGCGTGATGTGCCTTCAACCCGCAGCCTGATGAATACCGGTATTCTGCTCTATCTGGTGGGCTGCGGCGTGCTGCTGGTGTTTGGGTCGATCTCCGATCCCGAACCGACGCGATCCTGGCTGCCGGGCGCAGCCGATCTGCAATATGAGCAGTACTGGAAGCTGAGCGGCGGCTGGGAAGCGATACAGAACCGGCTGGACCATCTCTCGTCAGGGCTGATGGCGCTGGCGGCGCAGTATGGCTGGCAGCTGGCGGGCTTAATGATGATCGGTGGCGCACTGCTGCGCAGCGGCTGGCTGACAGGGGAGTTTCCCCTCCGGCACTATCGTCAGGCGGCGGCCCTGCTGCTGACAATGGGCTTCTCCATTGCGGTGGCCGGTGTGGCAGCGCAATGGCTGTTACATTGGGAATTCCGCTGGACGGCTTTTTACCTGCAGGCTCCGCGCGATCTCGCCAGCCCGCTGATTAGCCTGGGCTATGCCGCGCTCTGCCTGGCGTACTGGCCGCTGATCTCGCGCTGGCGCATCAGCTACGCCATCCAGTGCGTGGGCCGTATGGCGCTGACTAACTATCTGCTGCAAACGCTTATCTGTACCACGCTGTTCTATCGCTTTGGCTTCTATATGCACTTCACCCGGCTGGAACTGGTGATGATGGTGCCTGCGGTGTGGCTCATCAATATCCTGTTTTCACTCATCTGGTTACATTTTTTCTCCCAGGGTCCGCTGGAATGGCTGTGGCGGCGGCTTACGCTGCTCTCAGCCGGCAAATCACGCATTACCGACAACGCCAGATAA
- the galS gene encoding HTH-type transcriptional regulator GalS, with amino-acid sequence MITIRDVARQAGVSVATVSRVLNQSNAVTSDTRDAVLQAVEALGYRPNANAQALATQVSDTIGVVVMDVSDPFFGALVKAVDTVAQRVHKHVLISNSWHQEEKERHAIEVLIRQRCSALVVHAKTLPDAELADFMQHVPGMVVINRIVPGFEHRSVSLDNVTGALMASRTLLQQGHSRIGYLCSSHPIEDVAQRREGWMQAMAEQGIRPQESWIASAEPDMQGGEAAMVELLGRNLNLTAVFAYNDGMAAGALTALKDNGIQVPQHFSVIGFDDIPISRYTDPQLTTVRYPIVSMAKIATELALQGAAGLLDDTATHIFMPTLVRRHSVAQRQNVESVTNSGDSGM; translated from the coding sequence ATGATAACTATTCGTGATGTTGCCCGTCAGGCTGGCGTGTCAGTGGCGACCGTGTCGCGCGTTCTCAATCAGAGCAACGCCGTGACCTCTGACACCCGCGACGCCGTGTTGCAGGCGGTTGAGGCGCTGGGCTATCGCCCCAACGCCAACGCCCAGGCGCTGGCGACGCAGGTCAGCGATACGATCGGGGTGGTGGTGATGGATGTCTCAGATCCCTTCTTCGGGGCGCTGGTTAAAGCAGTGGATACCGTGGCGCAGCGCGTGCACAAGCATGTGTTAATCAGCAACTCCTGGCATCAGGAAGAGAAAGAGCGTCATGCTATCGAGGTGCTGATCCGGCAGCGCTGCAGCGCCCTGGTGGTTCACGCGAAAACGCTGCCGGACGCGGAGCTAGCGGACTTTATGCAGCACGTGCCTGGCATGGTGGTGATTAACCGCATCGTCCCAGGATTCGAACACCGCAGCGTCAGTCTGGATAACGTCACCGGGGCGCTGATGGCCTCAAGAACCCTGTTGCAACAGGGGCATAGCCGCATTGGCTATCTCTGCTCCAGCCATCCCATCGAGGATGTCGCGCAGCGCCGTGAAGGGTGGATGCAGGCGATGGCAGAGCAGGGCATCCGGCCGCAGGAGAGCTGGATTGCCAGCGCAGAGCCAGATATGCAGGGGGGCGAAGCGGCGATGGTGGAGCTGCTGGGGCGTAACCTCAACCTGACTGCGGTGTTTGCCTATAACGACGGCATGGCAGCTGGTGCCCTCACTGCGCTGAAAGACAACGGCATCCAGGTGCCACAGCATTTTTCTGTCATTGGCTTTGATGACATTCCGATTTCACGGTACACCGATCCGCAGTTAACCACTGTGCGCTATCCCATTGTATCTATGGCAAAAATCGCCACTGAGCTGGCACTGCAGGGTGCAGCGGGACTGCTTGATGACACCGCAACTCACATCTTTATGCCAACCCTGGTGCGGCGTCATTCGGTGGCGCAGCGGCAAAATGTGGAGTCCGTCACTAATTCAGGGGATTCAGGCATGTAA